A region of Flavobacterium album DNA encodes the following proteins:
- a CDS encoding dimethylarginine dimethylaminohydrolase family protein, with translation MLKLNVKNETSRLRAVVLGTAECNGPTPTIEEAYDPKSLEHIKAGTYPVEEDMCAEMEALNQVFQKYDVEVFRPEIIKDYNQIFSRDIGFVIDDIFIKANILPDRERELDAIQYVIDRMDPNKVVRPPEEVHIEGGDVILWDDHIFIGTYKGSDYKDFITARTNMHGVKYIKQLFPHKTVKEFDLVKSRLEPRDNALHLDCCFQPVGKDKGVIYKSGFREEADYLYLVNLFGMENLFHIEREEMYHMTSNFFSIDTDVVVIEKGFGRLKNWLLERGFTVEEVPYAEIAKQEGLLRCSTLPLIRD, from the coding sequence ATGTTGAAACTTAACGTAAAGAACGAGACATCAAGACTCAGGGCGGTAGTGCTGGGCACTGCAGAATGCAATGGCCCGACGCCCACTATTGAGGAGGCTTATGACCCCAAATCGCTGGAACATATAAAAGCAGGCACCTATCCGGTTGAAGAAGATATGTGTGCCGAAATGGAAGCGCTGAACCAGGTTTTCCAAAAATATGATGTTGAGGTATTCCGCCCCGAGATCATTAAAGACTATAACCAGATATTCAGCAGGGATATCGGTTTTGTTATCGACGATATTTTTATCAAAGCGAACATACTGCCCGACCGCGAAAGGGAACTCGATGCGATACAATATGTCATCGACAGGATGGACCCCAATAAGGTGGTACGCCCGCCGGAAGAAGTACATATTGAAGGCGGCGACGTGATATTGTGGGACGACCATATTTTCATTGGTACCTACAAAGGCAGTGATTATAAAGATTTTATCACGGCGCGCACCAACATGCACGGTGTGAAATATATTAAGCAATTATTCCCGCATAAGACCGTAAAGGAATTCGACCTTGTAAAATCGAGGCTCGAGCCGCGCGACAATGCACTGCACCTGGATTGCTGCTTCCAGCCGGTGGGGAAAGATAAAGGTGTAATTTATAAGAGCGGGTTTAGGGAAGAGGCAGATTATTTGTATCTTGTTAACCTGTTTGGGATGGAAAACCTCTTCCATATTGAGAGGGAAGAAATGTACCACATGACATCGAACTTTTTTTCTATCGATACTGATGTGGTGGTGATAGAGAAAGGATTTGGCAGACTGAAAAACTGGCTGCTCGAAAGAGGCTTTACGGTGGAGGAAGTGCCGTATGCAGAAATTGCCAAACAGGAAGGGCTTTTACGATGCTCGACATTACCTTTGATAAGGGATTAA